The following is a genomic window from Neodiprion virginianus isolate iyNeoVirg1 chromosome 1, iyNeoVirg1.1, whole genome shotgun sequence.
gtaaaattgattaaaaacatcctgtatgccaattagcatttttctaagcgaACTAAGCCAGCACTTGATCAATACTTGTTggctgttaaaaaattgataatgatatataatataagatGCAATTGGATGACGTTAGGTTATGCCagaatttggaattttatcgatttaacaataatgtaaataattgaattcgtTCAAACCTCAGGTGAACCCACCACTTAAACGACATCATCtgtaaattcaaacgtagattATTACATCAGTTAGGAAACCCAATTCGATCTCGCGAGTGTCGAGTAAGCGatggttacctgtcgcgatgctcattccacttttagcAACGTACAAAATTTCTAACTTCAAGTAGGCTATGGTAAATTaaatgccaaaaaaaaattattcgacaaAGTCAAGCACGTTGCCATCGCGAATGAGCCTATCCATGAAGctaagaaatcgaagatttgtgtaacaattgttaccgccacgccacgtgacagaGGAATCCCAGGGAAATACCCGTAACCTAACACATGCAAACTCACCGACGTTgccgagaaatgaaaaagttacTCGGAAGTCTCCGCTTAAATctctgaaaaacaaaatagaacacttgaattaatttagcaaattggcttttcagttttcaagttaattattactgttatctagtttcatatttttgcaTTGCATTTTATGCAAGACCAAAACTAAAATAAGTATTGTTACCTCCACTCTGGGCTGCTCCACGCTTTTACATGTAGTAGTTCTTGTAGCATCTCAGGGTTATTAGTGAAGCGACGCACTTTTTACACAATTTAGATCTTCACTAATCTCTTAAAATCCACAAAATCCGCACCGCAATAACACTAACACTCGATACTGCACTCACTTTTTATGCTGTAGCTGTCTATTTGAACCGACTGAACAAACTTACTAACAATGCGATTGCGCATTTACCGAAAATCagccaaaaaaataataaaattaatactCCACGCATAGAGACAAAAGTAGACATTACTGAAATCTGAAGTTACACCAAACAATGAAAACTCGGACACGAAATTCACCTTCAACGTTCGCAGGATGTTTTCATTTCAGTAACTCGGTTTTTATTCAGGTTACACGCTGCTCCTCGTGTATTATTCACAGATGAGTATGGTGGAAATACACTGATCGAACAACGTGACACCACCTGAACAACGCGGTCTGAATCTTGAACCGATACTGAAATTACGCGATTTCGCTCCGATTGCTCGGAAACGACTGATGCTGCACGGCGCTCGGAAGGAATCTAAATCTGTTCTCTGAAGAACGGAAGATAATAATTCACTGcccccctccccacccccCTCGCTGTCGCGCTTCACATGGAGTGGGGGTAGCTGCACGCGTCTGCCTAGCTGTTTACAATTATTATCTGTTGTCGTTTAGAGAACCGATTCAAATCCGTTCACGGGATGCTTACACCGTTGCTTACGCTCTGTTTTGTATATCTCTATGGTCTCGGCGGCTGGGTGAAAACACCGCGTAAACTACGCACAACGCGATCAAATGTTTAGAGCATTGCCGTAACATGCGACGTCAGGCAAAGTATGAATTCTCCGCCCAATTGCGGATATTTCTTGAACGGGATTTTCTCaacgtttcaatttcactATGACGAAGGTGTGTCACCAACGCTTTGCTCGCAATAGTTGCTGGTTACGATGAAGTTCTTTTACCAGCGTGGTCAGTCGCTTGGTTGACGATACGTGAAACTGCTAATACCCCCAAACCCGGCCAGACCCGACAAACTGTTACGCAAAATAATCCACGTTTGTCAgtctttatacatatatcctcAGTCAACGCAGAGACGGTAAATACGTATTGCGAGAATCACTGATACGCAATTCGATACTGGCGTGAACTGGAGGTGTAGGTATATTACACGGTCTTCTACACGTGTATCATATTCAGCATTGAATAACCATATCTTACTATAAGGGGCCAGCCTTATAGAACATTGTCTGCTTAAGAATTTCACCAAATCAGCACATCACTATGCGATTTGTAGTGCCGACATAACTGACTGCCATTAGTGTctacttttttcaattgatcTGTTAGAAAGAGACAGTGGATATAATGTATCGTAGAAATACCACAGCATCGTTTCCGTTTACCGACAATATAATTTACCGACGAACACTCGTCCCACTCGGCTCCCTGAAGCTGCAACAAATATTGCCCATGGCTGGCTTTTTTTGATAGGATATGTTTAGTCAATATATTCGGTCAACGCTATTTATGCTACGGCTTTAAAGTTCGAACCTACATACAACCAATCAAAAGGAAACGCGCACGTCGTGATATGGCAGCCGCAGGAAAGCAACGATAATCCATGGCTACGTTCACGTCAGGATTTATCGCAAGGTGAAAGAGCGCTAGCGGCTAGCCGGCGAAAACGCGTGGGCCACGTCTCGTCGTCACGTCGACAGTTGTCGGCAAGTTGAGTTGCTCGTGTACTGTGATAAATATCCATGAAAATATGGCTCGAGGAATAATTCGTGGGTTTATAATACTATTATCGGTATGCTGTATAGTTTCGGCAAACTCTGAGGCCATAAACAATGATTTGGTCATAAAAAATGTCGAGCGAAGTATCGATTTGCAGTCTCAGCTTACGAAGATCATCAACAAATTGACTGTTGAAAACACTGGAAAAAATCCGGTAAAAAGCCTGCTATTCGCAATTGAACAAAAACATAAAGATGGTTTAAGCTACATCGCCGCCCAAACACGTGACACGAGCAGAAGCGCACTTAAAATTTCGGAAACCAAGGTACAAAACCACCCTGACAAACTTTTCTACAAGATTGAACTCAAGGATGCCCTGAGCCCTGGACGCTCGTTAGCGATTGAAGTAGAAACTGTATCGAGCAACGAGCTTGTTCCTCATCCAAAAGAAATCACCCAGAAAGAAAAACAGCTTGTACGTTACTTTGGCAATGTATACTTCTATTCTCCGTATACTGTCGCAAAGCAAACTTCTGTTATCACCCTGCCATCTCGCAACGTTGAAAACTACACTAAATTCAAACCTGTCGTTCAGAGCGATTCGACAATAACGTATGGTCCATATGAGAAAGTAGCTCCTTTCTCTGTTGAAGATTTAATATTACACTTTGAAAACAATAACAAGTTTTTAACGATAAAGAAACTCGAGCGAGTCATTGAAATTTCGCATTGGGGAAATATTGCGATTGAAGAAACAATAGACTTGTACCACACTGGAGCGTTACTTAAGGGATCATTTTCAAGATATGAATATGCAAGGGAATCAAAATCCGGTCAGTCCAGCGTCCAGAATTTCAATACCGTTTTACCAGCTGCCGCATCTGATGTTTATTACCGTGATGAAATCGGGAACATTTCTACATCCCATATGAGGATAAGAAAAGATGCAGTTGAACTGAACCTCAGACCACGATTTCCACTCTTTGGTGGATGGAAGACTCACTACGTTATCGGATACAATGTGCCCAGCTACGAGTATCTCTTCAACTCTGGAGATGAGTATTTGCTCAGAATGAGACTGTTGGACCATGTATTTGATGATATGGTCGTCGAGGAACTCGTAaccaaaattattttaccagAAGGTTCTCACAGTGTCAAACTAAACGCTCCGTACAGCGTTACTCGCTTGCCGGACACCCTGCACTACACTTATTTGGACACGAAAGGTCGCCCAGTAATAACAatcacaaaaaataatttggttGAAAATCACATCCAAGACTTTCAACTGAGATACACATTCCCACGGTTGCTAATGCTGCAGGAACCTTTATTAGTTGTCATTGCCTTATACCTGCTATTCTTATTGGTCATTGTGTATGTCCGTTtggatttttcaatcaataaaGACGAGGTTTCTGAGAGTAAACTAAGAATTGCTGGTCGATGTGAAAAGATATTAGCAGCTCAGGATCGCAGAGTCAACTCTTATAATGATTTAGATGACCAATTGTCTGAGCTTAAGgcaaataaaaataccaaCACTTTTCAAGCAGCTGTTAAGAGTATTAATCAAGAATACAAAACAGCGACCAATACCATTTCCGAACTGAGTTTGAAGCTGAAAGGAGAGTCTGGAGATGTTTATGAACGTATTCAAGAATTACAAAAACTGGATAAAGCTCTGAAAGAGCTTTATAATCAGCAGCAAGCGTTGTATTTCGACAAACTGATTCCAGGAAGAATTGGTAGACAGCCGTTTGTAGATGCAGAATCCGTAATCATtaagaaaaaggaagagactgtcgaaaaaattaactcaaTAGTGAAGTCATTGCAATAGATTTTGGGAAGAAATAGAAACAAAaggaatcatttttttttttttttctatatacgATTCCCAGATCTTACATCTGGAAAAATGACTCTATAATGGATAGACATCAATCCAGCTGGTCTTCGGACTATTTTATAAGAAAGATATCAAGGGGAATTAAACAGCATTTTATTGCCGAGACCGTACTGGCTTGATATTCATTggtatttattattcatgcTCTATCTGATTTCTACGACCAATGAAAATCAGGATGGTACCTCTGGTAAACAGTTCTGACTTTTAGAGAGTGCCTAAAGTTGAGATTTTGAGGGTACTTCAAATTCGTAATTGTTAGTATTGTAAGCCTGTTTTCTATGTATtcactttttctttatataGTAAATCACTGATCAGCTCTTGTTCACCGGTATCAAGATGGCTAAGGAGATATTTACGTCTAACAATTCGTACATCTGCAATGTTAATTATTATGTATCAAACAATTCATACATTACAAGTGGTAAATACGAATGAATTTGTGAGAAGCAGAGTGTAATTTTGTTCTAAAATATACGTTCCCTTTGGGCTGTAATTCCCgtaataagaaaattaaaaaaccatACCAACACTTTGTATTTTGAATCATTTTGAATATGTAGTaataaacttataatttaCACTTGTGTCTCATTATTTCTCACATCATCTTTTATGTAGGGTTGTAGTACCTAGTATCATTCGACCGTCATAAATACCTTTTGATACTACAAATTGTTCAAAAGTagcaaatttattacaataccGTTCaacttgtggaaaaatttctaaaaattaagCATAAATATGTCAATGAAGAATTCAATTAACTAGGACGAGATATTTCCAGAAATTTAATAATGacgtaacgaaatatttttgcagTTTTGTTAACTGAATCCCCATTATCGctacaaaaaaagaaatcgaatcgCCGGCAAAATTGTtagaaataatgataatactTATTAGATTTTGAATAATCACCAATAGGAATGTTGCGCGTGTCGATGCGTTCACGTCTATGCCGTTGGCAGAGCTGCATTACGAACGCGTAGACCTCGGCGAGTGCAGCCACCTGCGAAATATATCGAAGGTGGTCGCTAAcctcaaataaaattctttattAAATTTGCTCAAAATAAATTCATGCTCAGGACGACCATGGCGAATTTGCGGAAATTCATAGGTAAATAATACGTCAATTAACGTTACCTGCATGATGATTCGTAGAAAATTCACCGAGAAATATGTATTTTGAAATAGGTTATGACAGCTATGGTAGCAGATGACAACCCTTAATTGTCTCATTCGGCTTCAgtcaataaaataatttttacactgACAAATCATATTTCCGGCAACTAATATGtgtttcaataaataaattctgtttcggattttatcaataaataatttgaaattttttaactggTTATCTAACCAAGTTCCTGCatttagtaaatttattgtttagTAGAAAAAATGCGTTTACCCTTTGTTTACGTATGATGGAAAGAGTTTGTCAAAACGAACattcgttgttattttttatgaaattgcACTTTCGGTATCGTGAAGCTTGTAATGGCCAAgtcattttatttgtaaaataagCATGTAATGTGTTTCAGATATTGGGGCCAATTTAACAGACCCTATGTACCAGGGTGTATACAATGGGTCTCAAAAACACGAGCCTGATTTACATAGAGTTTTGGAAAGAAGTTGGTCCAACAACATTTCCAAAATCATAATAACAGCTGGCAATATTGAACAAAGCAAAAAAGCTTTAGAATTAGCTAAAACTGATGGTACGTATTATACTGTTGTCTGAAAAACTAAGACTGTCCAACTTCATATAAAACAT
Proteins encoded in this region:
- the LOC124300792 gene encoding dolichyl-diphosphooligosaccharide--protein glycosyltransferase subunit 1, producing MARGIIRGFIILLSVCCIVSANSEAINNDLVIKNVERSIDLQSQLTKIINKLTVENTGKNPVKSLLFAIEQKHKDGLSYIAAQTRDTSRSALKISETKVQNHPDKLFYKIELKDALSPGRSLAIEVETVSSNELVPHPKEITQKEKQLVRYFGNVYFYSPYTVAKQTSVITLPSRNVENYTKFKPVVQSDSTITYGPYEKVAPFSVEDLILHFENNNKFLTIKKLERVIEISHWGNIAIEETIDLYHTGALLKGSFSRYEYARESKSGQSSVQNFNTVLPAAASDVYYRDEIGNISTSHMRIRKDAVELNLRPRFPLFGGWKTHYVIGYNVPSYEYLFNSGDEYLLRMRLLDHVFDDMVVEELVTKIILPEGSHSVKLNAPYSVTRLPDTLHYTYLDTKGRPVITITKNNLVENHIQDFQLRYTFPRLLMLQEPLLVVIALYLLFLLVIVYVRLDFSINKDEVSESKLRIAGRCEKILAAQDRRVNSYNDLDDQLSELKANKNTNTFQAAVKSINQEYKTATNTISELSLKLKGESGDVYERIQELQKLDKALKELYNQQQALYFDKLIPGRIGRQPFVDAESVIIKKKEETVEKINSIVKSLQ